The sequence TTATTTTCTTTCATTTAATTATTATTTTTATAAGATTTGCTATCCATGAAATACCGATTCCTATATGAAACATAGTTACTACAAGAGTAAACATTCCACCACTTCGACAAGTTTTTGGCATGAATATAATCCATAGTAGAGAAAGGGTTATTCCGCTTACTGCTGCCAATAGTGGATTGGATTTTATGATAAAAAATGGGGTTATTACACTTGTGATTAACAGGAGGTAATATGTAGAAATATGTATATCTTTTTGTTCCATTTTATTTTAGACTAACGTCTAAACTGAGTTGTACTTTCTACCTAAAATTTGACTCATAACGAAAGTATCAACTCCAGTTTCTGGTTATACTTTGTTTTATAGTTCATCCATGGCTTTATATATATCTTCAATTCTTTTGATCATATCTTTTTTAGACATATCTTTTAGTTCATTCTTATCAGAATTAATAAACTTTAGAACTTCATTTCTAATGAGCCATTTTTCGAAATTATTATCTTCCATAAGTTTTACTTTTTGAATAATATCTGCTGAATTTTTATATGTGTTTAATATTTCAATATAGTTCATGTTGTATGTTTTTATTTTATTCTAGTATAACGTCTAAACTGAGTTCGTACTTTCTATCTAAATTGTGACTCACAACGAAAGTATCAACTCCAGTTTTTGGTTAGTATTTTGTCTTTTCTTGTTTTTAAATTTATAAAATCCGATCATCTGGGATAATTATTTCTGACTCTGTTTTGTTCTAAAATCATCTAAATTCTGATCATTGTGAATGTGTGCATCCGCGATTCATGGATTCTCGTTTCTTTCATTATTATTTATTATATACTAACGTCCTAGATCACCTGTGCTCGAGGTACGAGAGTATCAGGTGGATCTAATGGTTCGGTTTATTTTATTTTTATAGCATATCCAATTTTCTTTGTGTCAATTACAGTAACCATTTTTTGATATTCGTATATATCGCCTTTATTGTGAGACCATTTTGTTATAGTTGTTTCACCGACTTTTGAAGGATTTATGAGATTACTTGTAGAGGATCCGATTGTCTCTTCAGAGCTTTTTAAAGAATATCCATTTTTATCATCTTTTAAATATTCCCATATTGAGATCTCTAGAATTTTAGAGTTTAAAAGTTGATCGTTAATTTCTTTTGAAACTTTACCATTGGCTTTACATTGAGAGTATATATCTGCAATATTTTGATTCAAAAAATCTATTTCTTTGGCATATTCTTTTTCAAAATAAGTAGAGGTGATTTGTGAGTTATTTTCACTACATGAGAATAGAAGAATTATTAATGATAATATTATTACTTTTAACATGAAGTATTTCCCTTTTTTATTCTTACCGAACGTCCTAGATCACCTGTGCTCGAGGTACGAGAGTATCAGGTGGATCTAATGGTTAGAACTTTTTCTATTTAAGGTAAGGATCCATTTATATATGTTTTTAATAGATTATCTGACCATTCATTTTTAATATTTGCTATTTCTAATTGTACTAGAAATCCAAAATCTTCTGCTGTGTAACAAGATAAATCGCTGACTCCGCAAAATTTGGTGCATTTCTGAAAAACTAATAAATGTAATTCCTCAAAACCTTCTACTGAAAATATGTCTAATTCAGGTAACTGATCGTTTAGTTTATTCCATTCTTCTTCTGATTTTTCATCTGCATCTCGATTGTCTAGATAATTATCTAAATCAATTGATTTTAAGACTGATTCAGGGAGTATCGTATCGGACTTAATTCCGTTTGTAAGTGTTTCTATTAATTTGTTCATTATTATGTTCTAACGTCTAAACTGAGTTGTACTTTCTATTTAAATTGTGACTCATAACGAAAGTATCTACTCCAGTTTCTTGTTATGTGTTTACAGTTCTCCTAGAGACTCTAAATCAGCTAAATCTTGGTGTCTTGATGTTGCTTTCTTATTTTTAATCAAGTCGCTTTTGGAAATCATGATGATTTCTAAATCTCCCATTGTTGTCTTTTCGGCATTTTTATATGCAGAATCAAAATTTACTCCATCTATGGATGTCATTATATCGATTCTAACTGGAGGATAACCCAATTGGAGAACTTGATCTTCATGAATGAAGTCTTCTTGTTTAATGCCTAGAGAGCCAAAACCAAATTCGTTTAGAGCACTAACAACTTTTTCTGCATTATCTTGAGAAATTTTGATCCACAGATCAATGTCGCCTGTATACCTTGGTGCTC comes from Lentisphaera araneosa HTCC2155 and encodes:
- a CDS encoding DUF6036 family nucleotidyltransferase, which gives rise to MEIHPDFNDLLNLFNEQKVKYIIVGGYALAYHGAPRYTGDIDLWIKISQDNAEKVVSALNEFGFGSLGIKQEDFIHEDQVLQLGYPPVRIDIMTSIDGVNFDSAYKNAEKTTMGDLEIIMISKSDLIKNKKATSRHQDLADLESLGEL